The proteins below are encoded in one region of Peptococcaceae bacterium 1198_IL3148:
- a CDS encoding energy-coupling factor transporter transmembrane component T — protein sequence MASAIEYIAGNSKVHQLNPLTKLVWLVAVMLIALVFTDGYYLLAVLMSVLMVATVAGILPKLLPIIKGLSVFAFILMLLQLVFWRHGPVLFYLLPGQHLPIYSEAVILGVSMGLRMMAVVLSFLVFLATTQFKDIVLILTDKLKLPYDYVFMFMTALRFIPVFLTEITKVKEAQASRCCQVDGGNPMVKIKSYFPVALPLVIISLQKADKLAMAMETRGYGSGQRTYFKQQSILPQDVMLMVTCVLLALAAIIVRVNGYGG from the coding sequence ATGGCCTCAGCAATTGAATACATTGCCGGCAACTCCAAAGTGCATCAACTAAATCCGCTGACCAAATTGGTTTGGCTGGTGGCGGTAATGCTAATTGCATTAGTGTTTACCGACGGTTATTATTTACTGGCAGTTTTAATGTCAGTACTGATGGTGGCAACGGTGGCTGGTATATTGCCAAAATTGCTACCAATAATTAAAGGATTATCCGTCTTCGCCTTTATTTTAATGCTACTACAGTTGGTGTTTTGGCGGCATGGTCCGGTGCTGTTTTATTTGCTGCCAGGGCAGCACTTGCCAATATATAGTGAAGCAGTAATTCTAGGCGTTAGCATGGGACTGAGGATGATGGCAGTGGTGCTAAGCTTTTTGGTGTTTTTAGCCACCACTCAATTTAAAGATATCGTGTTGATACTGACCGATAAACTGAAACTACCTTATGATTATGTGTTTATGTTTATGACCGCCCTGCGTTTTATCCCAGTATTTTTGACCGAGATTACCAAAGTTAAAGAAGCCCAGGCTTCTCGGTGTTGCCAAGTGGATGGTGGCAACCCAATGGTGAAAATAAAATCCTATTTCCCGGTGGCTTTGCCGCTGGTGATTATTTCATTACAAAAGGCTGATAAGTTGGCCATGGCTATGGAAACCCGTGGCTATGGCAGCGGCCAGCGCACTTACTTTAAACAGCAGAGTATTTTGCCCCAAGATGTCATGTTAATGGTTACCTGTGTCCTTTTGGCACTGGCTGCCATCATTGTTAGAGTAAACGGTTATGGTGGTTAG
- the pruA gene encoding L-glutamate gamma-semialdehyde dehydrogenase, with the protein MLKEYVNEPFLNFADQQVAENFKQSLASVEEQLGKEYPLIINGIEVYTEKKITSINPAHKEQIVGFACQATVKEAQMALDIAEEAFTSWSKIPPQDRAKCLIKAAAILRRRKNEFSSWLVYEAGKNWAEADADTAEAIDFLEYYGREIYRLSEPQPLTRIAGEDNELVYIPLGVGVVIPPWNFPLAIMAGMTMAAVVAGNTVVLKPASNTPVVAAKFMEVLNEAGIPQGVVNYLPGSGGEIGDYLVSSPQISFVNFTGSKEVGLRINELAAKVVPGQKCIKRVIAEMGGKDAIVVDSSADLEDAATNIVNSAFGFQGQKCSACSRAIIVEDVYDQVVSLVVEKTRQLSVGPAVNNHPVGPVIDQASLNRIKTYLEIGKQEGKLLLGGETMESLGGFYVQPTIFAEVSPYAVIAQQEIFGPVLAIIKAQNFDQAIDIANDTEYGLTGSVFAKDRLKLIKAKEFHVGNLYFNRKCTGALVGVHPFGGFKMSGTDSKAGGKDYLQLFMQPKLISEKF; encoded by the coding sequence ATGTTAAAGGAATATGTCAATGAGCCTTTTTTAAATTTTGCTGACCAGCAAGTGGCTGAGAACTTTAAACAATCCTTGGCATCTGTGGAAGAGCAACTGGGTAAAGAGTACCCGCTAATTATTAATGGCATAGAGGTCTACACCGAAAAGAAAATAACATCAATTAACCCTGCCCATAAAGAGCAAATTGTTGGTTTTGCTTGTCAAGCAACGGTAAAAGAAGCCCAAATGGCTTTAGACATTGCTGAAGAGGCCTTTACCAGTTGGTCTAAAATACCACCTCAGGACCGGGCCAAGTGTTTGATTAAAGCCGCTGCCATATTAAGAAGAAGGAAAAATGAATTCTCCAGTTGGTTAGTGTATGAAGCGGGTAAAAACTGGGCAGAAGCAGATGCTGATACTGCCGAAGCCATTGATTTTCTCGAATATTACGGACGTGAAATATACAGATTATCTGAACCTCAACCCCTTACTCGCATAGCCGGAGAAGATAATGAACTGGTGTATATTCCCTTAGGGGTTGGCGTGGTAATTCCACCATGGAACTTCCCGCTGGCCATTATGGCAGGAATGACGATGGCGGCGGTGGTGGCTGGTAACACAGTGGTGCTTAAACCGGCAAGTAACACCCCGGTGGTGGCCGCTAAATTTATGGAAGTACTTAATGAAGCTGGCATACCCCAGGGAGTTGTTAACTATTTGCCCGGCAGTGGTGGGGAAATTGGTGATTATTTAGTCAGCAGTCCCCAAATCAGCTTTGTTAATTTTACCGGCTCCAAAGAAGTTGGCTTGAGAATTAACGAATTGGCTGCTAAAGTTGTTCCTGGTCAAAAATGCATTAAGCGTGTCATTGCAGAAATGGGTGGCAAGGATGCCATTGTTGTTGACAGCAGTGCCGATTTGGAGGACGCTGCCACTAACATTGTCAACTCTGCCTTTGGATTCCAAGGCCAAAAATGTTCGGCTTGCTCCCGAGCAATTATTGTGGAGGATGTTTATGATCAGGTGGTCAGCCTAGTGGTAGAAAAAACCCGTCAATTGAGTGTTGGGCCTGCTGTCAATAATCATCCGGTGGGACCGGTAATTGACCAGGCTTCCTTAAACAGGATTAAGACTTATTTGGAAATCGGCAAGCAGGAAGGGAAACTACTATTGGGCGGAGAGACAATGGAAAGCTTGGGTGGTTTTTATGTTCAACCCACAATCTTTGCAGAGGTGTCCCCCTATGCTGTTATTGCCCAGCAAGAAATTTTTGGCCCAGTGCTGGCAATAATCAAAGCCCAGAACTTTGATCAAGCAATTGATATAGCCAATGACACTGAATATGGATTGACTGGTTCAGTTTTTGCTAAAGACCGCTTGAAATTGATTAAAGCTAAAGAGTTTCACGTTGGCAACCTATACTTTAACCGCAAATGTACCGGCGCTTTAGTGGGCGTCCATCCCTTTGGCGGCTTTAAAATGTCTGGCACCGACAGCAAGGCCGGTGGCAAAGATTACCTACAATTATTTATGCAACCGAAATTGATATCTGAAAAGTTTTAA